In Streptomyces pluripotens, the genomic window AGCTGCCCGACCTGGCGATCCAGGCCTACCACCGCACCGAGGACTCGGGCACCACCGACAACTTCACCAAGTACCTGAAGGCCGCGGCCCCGTCCGACTGGAAGTACAGCGGCGGCAAGTCCTGGCAGGCCAAGGGCGGCCAGTCCGCTCAGGGTTCCTCCGGTGTGGCCGCCGGCGTCAAGCAGACCAACGGCGCCATCGGCTACGACGAGCTGTCGTACGCCACCTCCAACAAGCTGCAGATGGCCCAGCTGAACACGGGCGCCGCCCAGCCGGTCGCGCTGACCACCGACTCCGCCTCCAAGGCCATCGCCGCCGCCAAGATCGTCGGCACCAACGGTGACCTGTCGCTCCAGCTCGACTACGCCACCAAGGCGGACGGCGCCTGGCCGATCGTCCTGGTCACCTACGAGATCGTCTGCGACAAGGGCAACAAGGCCGACACCCTGCCGACCACCAAGGCGTTCCTGAACTACATCTCCAGCGAGGACGCCCAGAGCAAGCTCGCCGACCAGAGCTACGCCCCGCTGCCGACGGAGATCGCCACCAAGGTCCGCTCCGCCATCAGCAACATCTCCTGACGCCCGGGGCTTTCGTCCGGCACCCGCAGGGAGCCGGACGGACCCCGTCCAGGTCCGGTCCCGTGGCCCTCGTGGCCACGGGACCGGACTGGCGCCGCCACTCATCCGGTGCACCGCCGCCGGGGGAGCAATCCCCCAACCAGACCGGAGAAACGACCATGGGAATATCCACAGAAAAGACTTCACCAGCGCCTCCCGCCGGGAACGCGGCAGGCTCCGTCACCCGCTTCGGTGACCGCGTCTTCTCGGGCATGACCCGGGGGTCCGGCATCCTGCTGCTGACGATCATGGCCGCCATCGCGGTCTTCCTCACGGTCCGTGCCGTGAGCGCCATCTCCCAGGACCACGCGAACTTCCTGACCACCTTCGAGTGGAACGCGAACGCCAACCCGCCGGTCTTCGGCATCGCGGTCCTGCTCTACGGCACGCTCGTCAGCTCGGTCATCGCGATGCTCATCGCCGTGCCCGTTGCCGTCGGCATCGCGCTGTTCATGACGCACTACGCGCCGCGCAAGCTGGGCACCCCGCTCGCCTACATCGTCGACCTGCTCGCCGCGGTGCCCAGCATCGTCTACGGCCTGTGGGGCGCCCTCTTCCTGGTGCCGCACATGGAGGGCCTCACCTCCTGGCTGGACCACTACCTCGGCTGGACGGTCATCTTCGACCAGACCAACGTCGGCACCGCGCCCCGCAACCTGTTCACCGTGAGCATCCTGCTGGCGATCATGATCCTGCCGATCATCACCAACGTCAGCCGCGAGGTCATCCGCCAGGTCCCGCAGGCGCACGAGGAGGCCGCGCTGGCCCTCGGTGCCACCCGCTGGGAGGTCATCCGCGTCGCGGTCCTGCCGTTC contains:
- the pstS gene encoding phosphate ABC transporter substrate-binding protein PstS; the encoded protein is MKLQRKNRLRALSLGAVAVSGALALTACGSDNNNDGASSTSSASAKAAGSVKCDNAKGNLLASGSTAQQNAMGQWSKDFMGACSGVQINYKGVGSGAGIQEFLQGNTAFAGSDSALKPEEITQSKKVCSGGQAIDLPMVGGPIAIIYNLDGVDNLTLDAPTLAKIFDSKIKKWNDPAIAKLNPGVKLPDLAIQAYHRTEDSGTTDNFTKYLKAAAPSDWKYSGGKSWQAKGGQSAQGSSGVAAGVKQTNGAIGYDELSYATSNKLQMAQLNTGAAQPVALTTDSASKAIAAAKIVGTNGDLSLQLDYATKADGAWPIVLVTYEIVCDKGNKADTLPTTKAFLNYISSEDAQSKLADQSYAPLPTEIATKVRSAISNIS
- the pstC gene encoding phosphate ABC transporter permease subunit PstC yields the protein MGISTEKTSPAPPAGNAAGSVTRFGDRVFSGMTRGSGILLLTIMAAIAVFLTVRAVSAISQDHANFLTTFEWNANANPPVFGIAVLLYGTLVSSVIAMLIAVPVAVGIALFMTHYAPRKLGTPLAYIVDLLAAVPSIVYGLWGALFLVPHMEGLTSWLDHYLGWTVIFDQTNVGTAPRNLFTVSILLAIMILPIITNVSREVIRQVPQAHEEAALALGATRWEVIRVAVLPFARSGIISASMLGLGRALGETMAVATVLSSSDVLSAHLLDPGGGTFAANIASHFGEATKLGRDALIASGLVLFVITLLVNGAARVIIARRKEYSGANA